Genomic DNA from Bifidobacterium sp. ESL0769:
ACTGCACCTCTCTTATCTGGTTCAACGACCAGTTGCGAGGGTTGAAACGATGTGAGAAGACTGGCATCTTTGATTCCTTTCAACGGCTATTTCTTGACAATAAGTACAAAGTAGGTGATGTATTTATCACTATGTTGCAAATATATCACATTTATTAAATGGATTATGGATTTTCAAGAGTTGTTTTAGGTTGACAGATATTACATTATTTTGTATGCTATATCGTATAGCAATAGTGAGCTGATGGGTGCGGTGAAGGAGATTGTTATGTCGATGGTGCAGATGAATGTTCGTATCGATTCTGACGTGAAGGATGATGTCGACGAGATACTCAAGCGCAAGGGGAAGAACCCAAGTTCCGTGGTGCGTGAACTGTGGGACTTCATCAGGGATTCTGGCGATACTCCGGATTTGCGGACTAAAGCTGAAAAGGCTAATAAAGAAGCCGAAAAGCAACGCAGGCTTAAGGCGATAGAGGATGGTGCGACTTTATGGTCTCGAACGTTGAAAGAAGCTGGTTTGTCTGATGACGGCCAGCATCCTTGGGCGAATATGTCGTATAAGGAAATGCGTGACGCTGCCTATGAAGATGTAGTCGATGAATATGCACATAAATGAGAGGTGAAGACAATGATTGAAGAAAAACGAGTGGTTTTCGACACGAATGTGTTGCTGGATTACCTTCTTGGCTGGCGTTCTGGTAACGCGAACGCTATACAACTTCTACGTGTCTGTTTGGATTCGGACGTGATTAAACTCCTTTGCATATCCTTGTCTTTAAAAGATGTTGACTACATTTCGAGGTCATCGTTTAAAAAACAATTTGCAAACAGTGAATCTGTAGTTGTGCAGGCTACGGTCTCCAATATGGCTCCTAAGTTCGGTTGGCATTGTGTTGATGATTTATTGAAAATAATTGCGATGGTGGTTGCAGTCGACCAAGTGACTTGCAAGAATGCTCTCAAGCTA
This window encodes:
- a CDS encoding PIN domain-containing protein, with amino-acid sequence MIEEKRVVFDTNVLLDYLLGWRSGNANAIQLLRVCLDSDVIKLLCISLSLKDVDYISRSSFKKQFANSESVVVQATVSNMAPKFGWHCVDDLLKIIAMVVAVDQVTCKNALKLWEVHPDYEDDLIIAASRQANADMVVTGDQDLIKHFPDLCVSVEDALKQIEED
- a CDS encoding damage-inducible protein J; protein product: MGAVKEIVMSMVQMNVRIDSDVKDDVDEILKRKGKNPSSVVRELWDFIRDSGDTPDLRTKAEKANKEAEKQRRLKAIEDGATLWSRTLKEAGLSDDGQHPWANMSYKEMRDAAYEDVVDEYAHK